From Oceanispirochaeta sp., one genomic window encodes:
- a CDS encoding cytidine deaminase has protein sequence MDIEDLMEKAKIAAGNSYSPYSHFKVGAALLCKNGDIVCGANIENRSFGLTVCAERSAISIAISRGIHDFEAIAVCCPNADYPLSPGGAWRL, from the coding sequence ATGGATATCGAAGATTTGATGGAAAAAGCAAAAATTGCCGCCGGAAACTCCTACTCACCCTATTCACATTTCAAGGTCGGGGCAGCACTCCTATGTAAAAATGGAGATATTGTCTGTGGTGCAAATATAGAAAACCGGTCCTTCGGCTTAACAGTCTGTGCCGAAAGAAGTGCCATATCCATTGCCATCTCCCGGGGAATTCATGATTTTGAAGCCATCGCCGTCTGCTGCCCGAATGCAGATTATCCCCTCTCCCCCGGCGGTGCCTGGCGGCTG